A stretch of DNA from Spirosoma endbachense:
GCTTTGGGGGGTGGCGAATGAACGGGTATATCCCGATCAGACAGGAATAGCGACAGGGACGGGATGCGCTCGTTGTCGCGCCATTGAGGAGGAATTAAATCAACAACTGACCGACAGAACGGGCAGTACTCTTTCAGCAAATTTTTCAGAAGATGGTTTGCTTTCTTTTGCGACTTGCTGGATTCACTAATAAATTGGTGGTCGATAAAGCTGAGCAAATCCTGTTTCCAGAGTGTTCGGGTTTTACTAGCGAGCCCTAAAATATGTAGTGTATCATTGTGTACTTCTAATCGAACAATTTCGTAGAAACTACCTCTATAGGCAAACCCTTCGGCTGACTGTTGGGGCAAAATGGGCTCGGCAGTCTTTTCGCGTAATGGAACATAAAACTCAACAATACTATCCACCGTTCGGTACACCGTCAGTCGATTGGTAAGATCGCGCTCTTCCTGCCAGCTCATGCTCAAAAACACCAGCATATAGGCCAGTGTATGGCATAGCAGCAAACCGAGCAAACCAACAGAAACAAGGCGTTTCAATGTACAGAATTTGTCTAAAGTGAATACTTGACTAGTTCACAGAGCAATGCAAACTTTTATGTTGATAATGCCGCAATCGCAACTAGACGATTTTGTGTCGTAATTTTGCTGTAAACCAATGCTATAGGGGCTGACCAGAAAATGATTTTGGACAAGCAGGATACAATTGTTAAAAACCAGCATTCTACCAGGCAACTATTGGAAGAATCAGGCAAACCTGTATGCAATCATCGCTAATCATGCAACTATCTCAGTCTGTTAGAGATAGCTGGCGAAGCATAAATTACGTACCATCGCAACTCTTTGGGAAAGGCTGAAACCGCAACATATGTCAGCCTTTCTTGCTCTCAACAGCCAACTGTTCTGGTAAGTGGATTCGGTACTTATGACATTGGCAGGATTCTATTCCAGCCACTTTTAAAATACTGGTTCAGAAACAGAAATACTAGGAAAATCACGTACGGTAGCAAAATGCACGTTTGCAGCAAAGTCCGCACAAGACGCCGTAAACGAAACCTGCGAAAAGCTATAGGGTAGCAATGTGCTGAACGAAAACATGGCAGTCCAGGCCAATATGGCCATTTTCCATCGATTTGTTTTCATTACCTAGTGGTTTATCAGTCTGATTTATAGTCCAAAAGTTAGCTGGTCTAGGATTCATCATACTGCCTGGTATTGGGGTGGAAGCTACGCCATGAATGCCAGAACTCCTGATACGCCTTCGGAATCGGAGCAAGCCGTTGACCCACCAGCGGACCAGCTATACAATGACCGCGCCATGTCCAGACGGAGTGCGTTTCAAGATCAGTGAGCCGTTTGTTGGTGTATTGGAAGTTAAGCGTTTGCACACCTAAGCGTCGACTCCATGCCCCAAATGATACGCTATCGGGGGCCATGGCTAACAACAGGGGTTCGCCACCCACCACGTCGCTAAGGATACGATTTGTTTGGAGCTGGTTCCAGTCGTAGGCCTGGGTGAACCCAGCCCGCTCGATACCAATTACCCACGATTTGGGCTGCCAGGAACCCGAATCGCGTCGGGTGAGTTTTCCCTTCGACAGGCCACGATCGTAGGTCTTCATACTCTTGAATTCGTCGGCAAAAGCCGGATCGGCCTGTAACACGTGCGTGTTGGGGTGTTCGGCAGCCCACTCGCCAAGTGTCATCTGGCGGGCGGATAGTTCGAGCATCGTTTGCCCGCGCAAAGGTCCGACTACGGCTTCCCCGGTGGCTTGCCGCCACCAGGTTCCGGTGCGTTTATCTTCGAACATAGCATTGAAATGGTCCATACCGACTAACCGGAATTCATCGGCTTGCCCTTTTACCATTGGACTAAATACCCGACCCGTGCGGCAAACTGTGCAATAAGTTATCATAACGGGCTGGTTACCTACTGTGTCACGTACCTGATGATGATAGCCAATTAGCTGCAACGGGTACGCCGTAGCCTCACCAACTGATTCGAAACCCAGCACGAGCTTATGAAGTGGGATTTTATTCTCACTCATCGGAACCACCCGTTTCGTTATGGGTTGCTTAAACATTTGGTCAGCCATCATCTCTCTGTTGACCATATACAGCACCACCCCGTAAACTGCCAGGAGCCCTACTCCAACGTAGCGGTGCCAGGCCCGACCAGGGTTGGTCAGGAGCCAAAACGCTGGATAGGCTAACAACAGAATACCGACGGCCCGCAGCCAGCTGATGTTGTTATGGAGCCAGTAAGCCAATTCAACCCGAGCGAGTGATGCCTGATCCGTACTGCCCATAGCGAGCCCAAGTTGACTACCCGGAAACGGCATGATGAAATAGACACTCAGCACCTCAA
This window harbors:
- a CDS encoding DUF3179 domain-containing (seleno)protein; amino-acid sequence: MKRSFLFFLLPVLLLIAVEVLSVYFIMPFPGSQLGLAMGSTDQASLARVELAYWLHNNISWLRAVGILLLAYPAFWLLTNPGRAWHRYVGVGLLAVYGVVLYMVNREMMADQMFKQPITKRVVPMSENKIPLHKLVLGFESVGEATAYPLQLIGYHHQVRDTVGNQPVMITYCTVCRTGRVFSPMVKGQADEFRLVGMDHFNAMFEDKRTGTWWRQATGEAVVGPLRGQTMLELSARQMTLGEWAAEHPNTHVLQADPAFADEFKSMKTYDRGLSKGKLTRRDSGSWQPKSWVIGIERAGFTQAYDWNQLQTNRILSDVVGGEPLLLAMAPDSVSFGAWSRRLGVQTLNFQYTNKRLTDLETHSVWTWRGHCIAGPLVGQRLAPIPKAYQEFWHSWRSFHPNTRQYDES